The sequence CAAAACTCTGCCTTTATCGTTTTCCTGGAATTCCAACAGACAAACTACACACTCAAGCCCAATCTTCATTTGCTCTGGTTCGAACACAAATGTTGGCAGAGCTTCAATAAACTCTCTCTGCAGACCAACCGGCATGGCTATGATTGATGGGTTTTCCTCTGCTAAATGAAAGgtcattgatcttcttctgttGGAAAATCTGATGCAgcgagcaattaaataaataatgagaaTAAGAGCAACAATGAATACAACTACTGACAGTTTGTTGAGTAAAGCTGCAAATTGAGCTGCACCTGAATTGCCCATGGCCTCTGATCACCTTTTTCTATATTCAAGATGaggtttttatttgtttttgtcaaACTGGTCCTTTTAAAGTGCCATTGTGATTTCTGTGAACAGAGTTGCTTCCCAATTAAACAGATTGATGTTTACTGTTAAAAATAAaagtagaattaaaaaaaaaaaaaaaaaaaatggttcctGTGCTTCGAGGCTTATCTTCAAATCCTTTTCAAAAGGGTTTAATCTAGGGAGTCATCCCTTAATAGAAGTCTGATGTTACTCTACCGCTCAGAGTATTTTGTTTTGCCTAAAGAAGACAAGACAAAAAATTTGTGGTGCCGTCTCAGTTAGTGATTAGCATAGATATTTGGGAGAAATAACACGAAGTAAACAACAAGAAACCATCAATCAATCGATATCAGTGATTACCAATTCAATTTAATGACCTACAAGTTGTTCCCATCTTGTAAAAAAACTTCAATTTCTAGTTAAACGTTTTGGAATGTGTGGACAAAATTAAAAAAACGATTGTA is a genomic window of Cryptomeria japonica chromosome 7, Sugi_1.0, whole genome shotgun sequence containing:
- the LOC131074245 gene encoding RING-H2 finger protein ATL2-like, with amino-acid sequence MGNSGAAQFAALLNKLSVVVFIVALILIIYLIARCIRFSNRRRSMTFHLAEENPSIIAMPVGLQREFIEALPTFVFEPEQMKIGLECVVCLLEFQENDKGRVLPNCSHSFHIGCIDMWLFSHSTCPVCRTKIEGFSPGKRPELPDSENLRVVSACGHGSNGQSSSSSTNMDEAKLLPETAIDISV